AGGATATATTCCATATAGGATCTAATATACTGCTCATATCATTTCGGAGATCATACATGTCAAAACTACCTGAAGATAAACCTGTACTTGTTACATGCGGCCTTCCTTATGCTAACGGCAAAGCTCATATAGGCCATCTGCGAACGTACATTCCTGCGGACATTTATGTGAGATCCCTGAAAAAACGTGGCAAAGAAGTAACTTTTATTTGCGGCTCAGATACGCATGGGACGCCTGTAGTTGTGAACGCAGAAGAATTGAAGATGACCCCAAAAGAGCTGGTGGGAATCTACCATAAGCATTTCTATGAGATATTCAGATCAGTGGGTGTCACGTTCGATGCTTTTGGAACAACAGATGATCCGGAAAATCACAACCGTACGCTGGATATCGTTAATCGGCTTATAGATAAAGGATATGTTTATCCAAAGGTCATCGAGATAGCATATTGTCCTGCATGTGACCGTTTCCTTCCTGACAGATATGTAGCAGGCGTCTGTCCTCACTGCGGCCAGAATGCAAGAGGGGACGAATGTGACCAGGGTTGTGGTAAACACCTTGAACCCGGGGAGCTGAAGGATCCTGCTTGTACCATTTGCCGTGGTCCAGCACAATATAAGGAACAGGAACATTTCTTCTTCAAACTTTCCGGATTCAAGGACTTTCTGCTGGAACACCTGGAACATCTCGAAGGCACTTCCAATGCCAGAAACTATGCTCTTGGATGGGTCAAACAGGAGCTTACCGACTGGTGTATCACAAGGACACTGGAATGGGGTGTGAAATTCCCGGGCCATGATGATCTTGTTGTGTACGTGTGGGTGGATGCGCCTATTGGCTATATTGCTTTTACAGAGCAATGGGCCAAGGCTAATAATGAAAGCTGGGAAAAGTTCTGGAAGGGCGATTGTCCCATTGTCCATTTCATCGGCGGGGATATAATCTACCACCATTGTATTTTCTGGCCTGCCATGCTCAAAGGTGCTGATTACAGCCAGCCATGGGCTGTTGTGTCATCAGGCATGGTGAAGATCGAGGACAAGAAATTCTCCAAGAGTCGGGGATATGTTGTATGGGTACAGGAGGATTACCTGGACCATGGTTTCCATGCCGATCTGCTCAGATATTACCTGATAAGTTACACATCCCACACCAAGGAAGTAAATTTCTCATGGAAGGTCTTCCAGGAAAGGATCAATACTGAGCTTGTGGCAGTATTAGGTAATTTCCTTTATCGTAGCCTTCTGTTTGATTTCAAGAATTTTGGAGAGATACCGGCAGGCAAGATCTCACCTGAGGTCATGGAAAAGATAAAAAGTATCATTGATGAGGTCACAGTTGCAATGGAGGAGTTCGAGTTCAAGAAGGCCATTGATACCGCCATGTCACTGGCTTCCTTCGGTAACTCCTATTTCCAGTCCAATGAACCCTGGAAACTCATCAAAGAGAACCGGGAAGCATGTGCTGAGGTGCTGGCAAACTGCATGCAGATCGCAAAGGCACTAATCCTGCTTTTCGAACCCACTCTTCCAGAAAAGATGGAGGTAGCCTGGAAGCAGATCGGTATGAATTCAGATGTGCATACAGCCGGATATGAAGAAGCCCTTGTGCCAGTAAATGCAGGTACAACACTTTCTAATCCCAGCATTCTTTTTGACAAGATAGAGGATGCCAAGATAGAAGAGATGACCGCTATATCCAATGAGAGAATACGCAAGGCTTTTGCAAAGGAAGCAGGCATATCTGAAGAGGAGCCTGCAGTGGTGCCTCTGAAAGACCAGATAACCTACGAGGACTTCTCAAAGGTGGACATACGCGTCGGTAAGATCCTCACTGCTGAGAAGATAAAGAAATCCAAGAAACTGCTCAAGCTGATGGTAGATGTGGGTGAACCAAAACCCAGGCAGATAGTTGCAGGTCTTGCAGACTATTATCAGCCGGAAGAACTTGTTGGTAAGGTCGTCAATGTGCTTGTCAATCTCCAGCCTGCTAAACTGTGCGGCGTGGAATCCCAGGGCATGCTCTTGGCAGCCGATGCAGGCGAACGTGTGTCTCTGCTGACCCCTGACAAGGAAATGAAGCCAGGATCTATTGTGAGATAAAATACTAAAAAAGTTAAGTATGGCCCCGAAAAGCGAATAAATTTACAGTTGCGATCTCATTACACCTGTAATTAATTCGTTTCTTTCTCTTTTTCCAGCACCATCTCAAGGTAAGAGGTTCTGATGGAATCTTCCTTCTGTATACCCAATTTTTCAAGGAAAGCAAATATTTCATCAGAGTGTTCTTCAATATTACAGTCGGCCTGTTTTTCAACCTCTATGAATTCTCCAAGTCCCTCCACATAGTCAAGAGCAATGGTCATATTCTGGTAACTGAAGACTTCTCTTTTCTTGCGGACGACACCGGACTCAAAGAAACCCAGTGCTATGAGGATACTTCGAGCACTGTCACCATCTACTTCGGTCTCGAACTCCGGACGTGTCTTGGAAACGGAGTCAAGTTTCTTTCCTTTATATGTGAGCACTGATTTTCCATTCACGGAGCGTATTCTCAACGCCTCGTCCGTGGTAGAAAAATCCCTCGCAGGAGAGTTATAGTAGGTATCCAGATGTTCCTGGATACCTTCTGGTTTTGCTCCCATTGCTGCAAGTCTCTCACGGAGGAATCTGTGGCTTGCCCGGGCTTTTACTTCTATCTCTATCATGTTATTCGGGGACGAATTTGGTACCGTAGTATATCATACCTTTCTCACCGCTTTCACCAAGTTTCCTGAACACAGGCCTTACCTTCATACCTATCTTCATGGCTCCGGGGTCAGCTACTATCTGGCTGGTAAGGCTTGGCCCTTCGTCCAGTTTCACGATACCAAGCACATAAGGGGTCTGTTTCTCAAAGCCTTCTGCAGCAGTGTGGATCACAGTATATGTGAGCACTTCTCCCTTTCCGCTGAACTTGAAGTTCTCAAGTTTTCCGTCACGGCGGCATTTAGGGCACATGTTACGGGGTGGATAGTAATAAGTTTCACAGTTAGTGCAATGAGTGCCTATCAGATTATACCTAGCTACCTGTTTTCTCCAGAATCTCGGTACTGACATCGTGATCACCTGTCCCTTGATAATATATGTACTACAGCAGTGGCACCTGAACCTCCGACATTGTGTGTCATGCCGATCTCTGCACCATCAACCTGACGTTTTCCTGCATCCCCACGCAGCTGTTCGACTATTTCCACAGCCTGTTTGATGCCAGTAGCACCTACCGGATGGCCACATGCTTTGAGTCCGCCGGACGTGTTCACCGGTATCTTGCCGCCTATGGCCGTATTTCCTTCTTCGGTGAATTTGCCTCCTTCTCCTTTCTTAACAAAGCCGAGGTCTTCTATAGCGCATATCTCTGCAATGGTAAAGCAGTCGTGAACTTCCACTAAGTCTATATCCTTAGGTGTGAGTTTTGCCATTTTAAAAGCCCTTTTACCTGCTTCCACTGATGCTGCGAGGGTCGTGATATCCTTGCGGTCATGAAGAGCGAGGGTATCACTGGCCTGGCTTGTGGCCTTTACATAAATGGGGGTGTCCGTGTATTTGTGGGCAATGTCAGCAGGTGCCAGTATTACCGCTGCTGCACCATCTGTGATGGGTGAACAATCGAATATGTGCAGCGGATCTGCCACCATAATTGATCTGAGCACATCTTCCACACTGATCTTGTTGCGATACTGTGCTATCGGATTATGGGCACCATTAGCATGGTTCTTTACTGCCACCTGAGCCAGCTGCTCGCTGGTGGTGCCGTATTTATGCATGTGCAGCTTTGCTATCATAGCATAGAGCCCGGGGAAAGTTGCGCCCATTATGCCTTCCCACTCCCTGTCTGCGGCTGCTGCAAGGGCAGTGGATGCGCTTGTAGAGGAGATGTCTGTCATCTTTTCCACGCCAGCAGCCACTACTATGTCCTCAAGTCCGGATGCTACTGCATGGATGCCCTGTCTCAGTGCCAATCCACCGGAAGCACAGGCTGCCTCCACTCGGGTAGCTGGCACATGAAGTTCCTTTGCTAGTCCTGCATAGTCCGCTATCAGGGCACCTATATGTTCCTGCTCAATGAACTGGCCTCCGCTCATGTTACCTACTATGATGGCATCTATCTCTTCTCCGGTGACCCTCGCGTCTTCCAGGGCACCGACACCGGCTTCTGTTATTATATCTCTCAGAGACACATCCCAGTTCTCTCCAAATTTGGTGGTCTTAACACCAATGATCGCTACATCTCTCATTTTTTCACCTCATGCCAGTCTGATCTTACCTTTGTGTTTGGCATATGTTGCATAATCCACATATATCGGATCTGCCAGCAGTTCCATCACAGTAGGTGCTTTATTACGTATCTCTTCGATCTTATCCGTGACAGCAAAACTGAATGCGTCCCCGCCGGCACCTGATCCAAAAGCAGTGGCGAATATCCTGTCTCCTGGTTTTGCCTGGTCCAGCGTCGCTGCGATGCCCATCATACATGATCCTGAGTAGGTATTTCCAAGCTTTGGCACGACAAGGCCGGGCCGGATCTGTTCTTTAGTGAAGCCCAGGATGGATGCTGCCCGAGATGGGAATTTACCATTTGGCTGATGGAAGACTGCATAATCATAATCTTCTGGTTTAGTCCCTATCTTAGCCATAAGTCCTTTTGCCGCATGTGTTACATGCTTGAAGTATCCGGGCTCGCCGGTAAAACGCCCTCCATGTTCAGGATATGGCATGCCTTCCCTTCTCCAAAAATCAGGTGTATCAGTTGTAAAGGAATATGTGTCCTCGATGACCGCTACAAATTCTGATTCTTTGCTGCCTATTATGAAAGCTACGCCTCCTGCAGCTGCAGTGTATTCCAGTGCATCGCCCGGTGCGCCCTGCGCAACGTCAGCTCCTATGGCTATTCCCAGATCTATCATTCCTGATTGTACCAATCCCATGCAAGTCTGTATTGCGGCAGTTCCGGCCTTGCAGGCAAATTCAAAATCTGCAGCTGTCAGAACGGGGGTAGCTTCCACTGCCTCTGCGACTATGGTACTTGTAGGTTTGACAGCATAGGGGTGGCTCTCTGATCCGGTATAAACTGCGCCTACTCGCTGGGCGTTTATACCTGATCTTTTAACAGCATATCTTGCAGCTTCTACTGCAATTGTGGCTGTGTCCTCATCAAAATCAGGTACTGATTTTTCATATACCATGAGACCCGATTTTAGGCTGTTAGCATCGTCGCCCCATACCCGGGCGATCTCTTCCACTTTGATCCTATATCTAGGAACATAGGCTCCGTATGAGACTATCCCTGCACTCATTTCTTTTCACCGATTATTTTTATGTAAGTGTTATTCCATTACGTGATACTGGCTGTATTTTTTCAGATTACCTATCAACTGATCAATGTCCATAGTAGTGGCTAAAAGGGGCAACCTATCTATTTCTGCCATCTTCTTTGCCATGGGGTCAACCTCATTGCCCCTTAGCCCGTGTATCACTACAGCACCGGGCTTGAGGTTAGTCACTCTTATGGCTACAAGGGGAGATTTTCCGGTGGTTACCTTTGTAAAGATCATGGCTCTCTCGGTACTCCATCCATAAAGTTTCTGGAACTCATGGGAAGAAAGTTCGAGAATAGCTTTCTTGCTATCGACTACAGTGAAACCGTATAGAGGTTTTTCTATACCCCTGTTGACAAAATCAGCTTCTATAAGGCTTGCAAGCTTTGCAAGCTGCATGGGGAACGTGTATTCATAAGTTGCGTAGACAGCTCTTGATGTGTTGTCTGAGAAAAGCATGCTTTCATAAGAATGTATCTTCTGTCCGCCATTCTGTGAGTCTATTTCCAGAAGCGCCTCTACAATCCTACTTACTATGAGGGTACCTGGAGATTTCCTCCTTCCACTTTCGTAGTCGCTTATAACGGAGGGGGACACTCCCAGATAGCCCGATAGGTCTGTTTGGGGTATCTCAAAGTTAAGCCTCCATTTTTTCAGAGTTTCTCCGGGTTTCTCTGAAAGTGTTATTTCGCCTGCCATCTTTTCGGCAAGACGCTGGCGTATATTCTCACGAGAAGCATTGTCAGCCATTTCATATTCTAAATGAGACTTAATTATATATATCTAACGAATGCCCAATCGTTGATTGACGAATAAACTTTATAAGGCAGTAATAACATATTTAGGTATTTATATTAAAACGGCTTTATATTATAAATGTATGTCTCTAAAAAATGTTGAACAAAATATGAATGTTTCTGACATAACATTGTATCTCAAATGCCCAAGAAAAGTGTACTATTCAAAGCGTTCTCAAAAAAAACGGTCTAATGATAATGTTTCTTATGTTGAGCATCTTCTTCTTAAAGAATTTGGGTTAAGGTACCCGCAGTTGCTGGAGCATTTTTCGTCAAAAGCCGATGATATGAAAGATATAATTCAAAGTGAATTCAATGAGATATGTGTTGAATTAAGCATTATATATGCCTCTGAACTTGAGGGTGTTTCAGAGTCCACAATTATGGATGCCATTAATAATATTCAAGTTTGCATTGAAGATGTATCCTGCAATATTAAGGGAATGCTGGCCGATACACATAATATGTTACTTGTAAAAGCACTGTGCGGTATGGAACTGGAACCTGTGTTGTATGGATCTAAAATGAAAGTTTCCGGTATACCTGCAGGCATGATCAATCTCGATGGTTCGCATGTTCCGGTGATCATTAAGACAGGCAAGTGCCCTGAATATGGGATATGGGCAGATGACAGGCTTCATATGGCTGCATTTTCGATGCTTGCGCAGGAAGTTCATAACAAGCCCATAGATGATGGCATAGTTATATATTCCAGATCAGGCTGCATAAGGCCTTCAAAGATCAGGGCAAATGACAAAAGGCAGGTACTTGGAATATGCAGCCACATCAGGAAGATCAAAGAAGGCTTTCTGCCTGAAAGAAAGCAGACACCTTTATGCGAAGATTGTGAATTCCTTGAAAGCTGCGAGATAAAGTATTCTCTTGCATCTAAATTCTTCTGATCTTTCACCAGAAGTTTTCTTTTTTTAAGTTATATGTCCTATTATCTCTAATCTGCACTATCCATAGCCTTTTAAATAGAGATTGCGTTTTTTGATTAGGACATGAAATTCATTGACAAGCTTTTCGGCAAGAAAAAAAATGAAGATATTTCTTTCAAGATAAAAATAAATGACCTCCTCCAGTTCATCTCAGATGAATCTGAAAAAGAGTTCAATGAAATTAAGCCTTTTATCCGCAGAAAATATGGAGAGATCAATCTCACTCTCCATGAGATACCTGAGGTCATAGAAAGCCTCCTTTCTGCCGAGGTTATTCAAAATACTAATAAGAGAGTGGAAAAGGTAGGAGATGCTAACAGGGACAATATTGCCAATAACCTGCAATTGGTCATTGAGAAAGTGGCCACTCCTAATGAGATTTCTCCACTGAGTTCCTTCCAGTTCTGCATTAATGCTAAATCCATACTAAAAACTGTGCGGGATAACACACACAGAAGCCAGCTTTATATCAAAGCTATATATCCGGAGGAATCACAAAAGATCATAGCTGCATTATCAAGTCTTGAGGACCTGATAGATGAGTTATTCCGGGTTATTCAAGATAAGAAAGAGAGAATTGATTCTTTAGACAAGTTCTCCGGGGAGATCGGAAACTATGACCTAATGCAGAAGAAGATAGTGGAAACCCAAAGTAGTATAAGAGATCTTGAATCCAGAATCAATTCAATGCAAAACGAGATTCTGGATGCTAAAAACGGGCTCATTGAACTTGAACAGAGCCCGGATTTTGAAAGGGCAAAACAACTTGAAAGCGAGGTTGCCTTCCTGAAAGAAAAGATCTCAGATATTGATCACAATATCCAGAGATTATTCTCTCCTTTGTCTAAAGTATTCTCCAGAATGGAAAAGCAGGATAAGAGCGAGATATGTGTGCTATCTCCTGAGCACAGGCAAATTCTTGAAAAGATCACTCATGATCCGGCTTCTGCTCTTGAGCATGATCTCGATTCCTTTTTTGCCGGAGTCAGACCCAGGATAGAGGCCGGAAGTCTTGGTCTTAAGGGCCAGATGTGCGAGAAAGTCATGCAGCAGCTTGACAAGCTGCATAGTTCCAAAGACTTGTCGTCTTTAAGGGAAAAGAGAAATGAATATTCAATGCAGCTTGAAAGCGTCACAAATGAGCTGAACAGCCTGAGCGTTTACAGAGACAAAGAACAACTTGTGCAGCAGATCTCCCGCGATGAGCACATGCTAAAAACCACAGAGGATGACCTCAATACGGAAAAGAAGCATTTTGAGACTTTCACAGAAGAATCGGAACTTATGGAATCAGGCCTGAGCATGGAGATCAAGGGGCTTTTTGAGAAGGATATTGAGATAGAGTATTGATGTGTGGGAAGCTAGTTTTTTAGCATGGTTACAGAAAGCCGATAGATCACACATTCAGTCAGCAGAATAAATGCAGCGTCATATTTATTGTGATATAAAAAACAGAGGGTTAATCAGGATCCTCTGAACTTTTTGTCAAAACAAATTCACATAATAGTTTTATGAATTCACTCCAGAACATTATAATAATATTCCCCTTTGGATCTTTGTTCGCGGTCAAGACGGGAGTCAGGTTTGTTCACCCTGGGCCTGCGCGTATCCTCATCACGGCGGAACGTGATATTCAGATTAGAAAGGAATTTGTTCATGCCATCATGCATACTTAAAGGTGCGTGGGCCTTACCATATACAGCCGGTTCACCCTCGAAAACTATTAGCCTTTCACTCAGCATATCGATCATATATATATCATGGTCCACCACCATGGCAGTTTTACCGTTGTTCTCAGCAAAACGCTTTATCACTTTCGTGACCATTGACCGCTGTTCCACATCAAGGTGGGCGCTTGGTTCGTCCAGAAGATACATATCCGCATCGCGGCACAGACATGCAGTTATGGCCACCCTCTGCAATTCACCACCGCTAAGTTCCGGAATAGACCGCTCATACAGCTTCTCAAGACCTAAAGGTTTTACTACTTCTGTCTGGAAGTAGCTGCTGTCGAACTTCCGAGATATACCCCGCAGGAAGAATTGGACCTGCATGTGAATATCAGCCTTGATGTACTGGGGTTTGTAAGAAATACTGATATTCATATCAAGCTTGCCTTCATCGGGTTCTACTTCCCCTGCAAGCACTTTCATGAAAGTGGATTTACCTATACCATTTGGTCCTACTATACCCAGCACTTCACCCTGTTTAATAGATCCGGAATCTGTTTCCAGAGCGAATCCTTCCTTGTATTTTTTGGAAAAACTACTATAATCCACCAGGGTATCGATCTCAGTTTCATTCCTCGGAGGATGTACCTCGAAGGATATAGCTTCGGGACGGACACGCACATTCTCCTCGGGCAGATAACCTTTGAGATATTGGTTAATGGCTATGCGCACCCCTTTGGGAAGCGTCATGACACCATAACCACCGGGTTCACCATACGCCACATGTACAATATCGGCCAACATGTCCAGAATGGCAAGATCATGTTCCACTACAAGCACAGCTTTTTCCTGAGCAATCTCCTGTATTAACTTGGCACAGTTGATACGCTGGTATATGTCCAGATAGGGGCTTATCTCATCGAAAAAATAGAAATCTGCATCTTTTGCAGCGCATGCAGCAATAGCTACCCTCTGGAGCTCGCCACCACTGAGTTCCGTGATATTGCGGTCAACGATGTGAGAAAGGTCCAGGCGCTCCACCAGCTCATCCATTATTCCCCTATCATCAGTCCTGGCAAGCAGGGCCGATGTCTTATCTTTGAAAGCTTTCGGAATAAGATCAATATACTGAGGTTTCTGGGAAACCTTAAGACTGTCATTAGCTACAGCTTTGAAGTAATCATAAAGTGCAGTACCTGCATAGTGTTCCAGTACCCTGTCCCATGTACCCCCCTCCTCTCCAAAGTTGGGCACCAGCCTTCCTGAGAGGATCTGTACTGCAGTACTTTTACCAATACCGTTCGGACCAAGAATACCAGTAACTCTGCCTTTTTGGGGAACTGGTAAACCGTAAAGCGCAAAGCCATTCGGACCATAACGGTGTGTTGGGAATTTAAGGGCTTCAGGAAGACCAATGATCATAATAGCATCAAAAGGACACCTGTTTATACAGATACCACAGCCAACACACAACTCTTCCGATATGAACGGCTTGCCGTCTTCTGCAAAGATAATAGTCTCGTCACCTGTTCTCACTCTCGGGCAGTACTTCTCGCATTCATGACTGCACCTTCGAGGCTGGCATCTGTCCTTGTTAAGTATGGCTATTCGCATTTTTATCACTGGTTAGGAAAAGATAAAGATAG
This DNA window, taken from Methanomethylovorans hollandica DSM 15978, encodes the following:
- the metG gene encoding methionine--tRNA ligase is translated as MSKLPEDKPVLVTCGLPYANGKAHIGHLRTYIPADIYVRSLKKRGKEVTFICGSDTHGTPVVVNAEELKMTPKELVGIYHKHFYEIFRSVGVTFDAFGTTDDPENHNRTLDIVNRLIDKGYVYPKVIEIAYCPACDRFLPDRYVAGVCPHCGQNARGDECDQGCGKHLEPGELKDPACTICRGPAQYKEQEHFFFKLSGFKDFLLEHLEHLEGTSNARNYALGWVKQELTDWCITRTLEWGVKFPGHDDLVVYVWVDAPIGYIAFTEQWAKANNESWEKFWKGDCPIVHFIGGDIIYHHCIFWPAMLKGADYSQPWAVVSSGMVKIEDKKFSKSRGYVVWVQEDYLDHGFHADLLRYYLISYTSHTKEVNFSWKVFQERINTELVAVLGNFLYRSLLFDFKNFGEIPAGKISPEVMEKIKSIIDEVTVAMEEFEFKKAIDTAMSLASFGNSYFQSNEPWKLIKENREACAEVLANCMQIAKALILLFEPTLPEKMEVAWKQIGMNSDVHTAGYEEALVPVNAGTTLSNPSILFDKIEDAKIEEMTAISNERIRKAFAKEAGISEEEPAVVPLKDQITYEDFSKVDIRVGKILTAEKIKKSKKLLKLMVDVGEPKPRQIVAGLADYYQPEELVGKVVNVLVNLQPAKLCGVESQGMLLAADAGERVSLLTPDKEMKPGSIVR
- the cyaB gene encoding class IV adenylate cyclase, whose product is MIEIEVKARASHRFLRERLAAMGAKPEGIQEHLDTYYNSPARDFSTTDEALRIRSVNGKSVLTYKGKKLDSVSKTRPEFETEVDGDSARSILIALGFFESGVVRKKREVFSYQNMTIALDYVEGLGEFIEVEKQADCNIEEHSDEIFAFLEKLGIQKEDSIRTSYLEMVLEKEKETN
- a CDS encoding Zn-ribbon domain-containing OB-fold protein; this translates as MSVPRFWRKQVARYNLIGTHCTNCETYYYPPRNMCPKCRRDGKLENFKFSGKGEVLTYTVIHTAAEGFEKQTPYVLGIVKLDEGPSLTSQIVADPGAMKIGMKVRPVFRKLGESGEKGMIYYGTKFVPE
- a CDS encoding thiolase domain-containing protein codes for the protein MRDVAIIGVKTTKFGENWDVSLRDIITEAGVGALEDARVTGEEIDAIIVGNMSGGQFIEQEHIGALIADYAGLAKELHVPATRVEAACASGGLALRQGIHAVASGLEDIVVAAGVEKMTDISSTSASTALAAAADREWEGIMGATFPGLYAMIAKLHMHKYGTTSEQLAQVAVKNHANGAHNPIAQYRNKISVEDVLRSIMVADPLHIFDCSPITDGAAAVILAPADIAHKYTDTPIYVKATSQASDTLALHDRKDITTLAASVEAGKRAFKMAKLTPKDIDLVEVHDCFTIAEICAIEDLGFVKKGEGGKFTEEGNTAIGGKIPVNTSGGLKACGHPVGATGIKQAVEIVEQLRGDAGKRQVDGAEIGMTHNVGGSGATAVVHILSRDR
- a CDS encoding hydroxymethylglutaryl-CoA synthase: MSAGIVSYGAYVPRYRIKVEEIARVWGDDANSLKSGLMVYEKSVPDFDEDTATIAVEAARYAVKRSGINAQRVGAVYTGSESHPYAVKPTSTIVAEAVEATPVLTAADFEFACKAGTAAIQTCMGLVQSGMIDLGIAIGADVAQGAPGDALEYTAAAGGVAFIIGSKESEFVAVIEDTYSFTTDTPDFWRREGMPYPEHGGRFTGEPGYFKHVTHAAKGLMAKIGTKPEDYDYAVFHQPNGKFPSRAASILGFTKEQIRPGLVVPKLGNTYSGSCMMGIAATLDQAKPGDRIFATAFGSGAGGDAFSFAVTDKIEEIRNKAPTVMELLADPIYVDYATYAKHKGKIRLA
- a CDS encoding helix-turn-helix domain-containing protein, with amino-acid sequence MADNASRENIRQRLAEKMAGEITLSEKPGETLKKWRLNFEIPQTDLSGYLGVSPSVISDYESGRRKSPGTLIVSRIVEALLEIDSQNGGQKIHSYESMLFSDNTSRAVYATYEYTFPMQLAKLASLIEADFVNRGIEKPLYGFTVVDSKKAILELSSHEFQKLYGWSTERAMIFTKVTTGKSPLVAIRVTNLKPGAVVIHGLRGNEVDPMAKKMAEIDRLPLLATTMDIDQLIGNLKKYSQYHVME
- a CDS encoding CRISPR-associated protein Cas4, with the protein product MSLKNVEQNMNVSDITLYLKCPRKVYYSKRSQKKRSNDNVSYVEHLLLKEFGLRYPQLLEHFSSKADDMKDIIQSEFNEICVELSIIYASELEGVSESTIMDAINNIQVCIEDVSCNIKGMLADTHNMLLVKALCGMELEPVLYGSKMKVSGIPAGMINLDGSHVPVIIKTGKCPEYGIWADDRLHMAAFSMLAQEVHNKPIDDGIVIYSRSGCIRPSKIRANDKRQVLGICSHIRKIKEGFLPERKQTPLCEDCEFLESCEIKYSLASKFF
- a CDS encoding ribosome biogenesis/translation initiation ATPase RLI produces the protein MRIAILNKDRCQPRRCSHECEKYCPRVRTGDETIIFAEDGKPFISEELCVGCGICINRCPFDAIMIIGLPEALKFPTHRYGPNGFALYGLPVPQKGRVTGILGPNGIGKSTAVQILSGRLVPNFGEEGGTWDRVLEHYAGTALYDYFKAVANDSLKVSQKPQYIDLIPKAFKDKTSALLARTDDRGIMDELVERLDLSHIVDRNITELSGGELQRVAIAACAAKDADFYFFDEISPYLDIYQRINCAKLIQEIAQEKAVLVVEHDLAILDMLADIVHVAYGEPGGYGVMTLPKGVRIAINQYLKGYLPEENVRVRPEAISFEVHPPRNETEIDTLVDYSSFSKKYKEGFALETDSGSIKQGEVLGIVGPNGIGKSTFMKVLAGEVEPDEGKLDMNISISYKPQYIKADIHMQVQFFLRGISRKFDSSYFQTEVVKPLGLEKLYERSIPELSGGELQRVAITACLCRDADMYLLDEPSAHLDVEQRSMVTKVIKRFAENNGKTAMVVDHDIYMIDMLSERLIVFEGEPAVYGKAHAPLSMHDGMNKFLSNLNITFRRDEDTRRPRVNKPDSRLDREQRSKGEYYYNVLE